The Mercenaria mercenaria strain notata chromosome 8, MADL_Memer_1, whole genome shotgun sequence genome has a segment encoding these proteins:
- the LOC128558881 gene encoding golgin subfamily A member 4-like produces MTSKITAAVRRLIDEDARYTVSGITSLLDMPMGEWGTDEILNKHLGLRKVCVQWVPHMVTEEQKANMVKYVIETLKEFSNFDNRTMSQLLTGDENLYCGSASKSNTLKGDTEFENCAETMDLRSSETKNDNELKRKKNAEKVRKWREKQKLNTEKDELKKKDRERKNRARAKLRQEAERSKPKLEKLRKQKREEMKRYRLKHKKQQEKKQSNMETFNKIKTNESLKRKLAVKRTQTWRMRIKLNDQSHLQNENLEQLEQLREVDTSIASTSSSFTSRFSRYRQVNKTKSSLPKTPSKRAEIVKKLIQSPTTSKILMKEGLILTPECKRKLQLADDVITSLQENIADAKQTNSSKSDKKHAYNILRATIEKRTRNKCGVYVRKLFSFSHRSKVTAKRQWWQKQERKFRKDKLSEKTRLLVKRHYLSSEVSREVPNKKDVIKVKTDDGKKEVLQKHLMTMTLEDAYKNFKSLYPDVKIGFTLYKTLKPENIRKISETNRKSCLYQICCNFALKVEALKKHVKTVETPDNKEQLTKILLDKERISSATLCQFENTPKASCLERTCQTCSTESLKEYFKDLTEESNDKNITWHQWESIEINKENKVKRCVSCVPKEHNIESFLTEMKKDLEVYPGHIFRARWQQKQMTNCIDHLKPGSIAVVMDFSENYGYLFQSEVQSGFFDRNQVTTHPMMIYYKIKEDEENKETLVKHAIVGISEDNKHDADAVLEFEKQALDIVSKDTGIQIEEIHQWTDGTLISVKISTTVIDGETQTLKVLKSTTRKQLENMETEQDNMELEDMEIDHLDNKDSNTQENTEIDQENIDSENTENTQPENNKEHFQPGVFAAGLFPTKKGKSVTVCIGQILDTDDQEYQLKYMKKSGKTYIWPDKQDVSWETDDKLLASVGEPTMSDKRSHFVFDSEELKDISKKLSKDYRYVYFR; encoded by the exons ATGACGTCAAAGATCACTGCTGCTGTAAGACGTCTGATTGATGAAGACGCCAGGTACACGGTGTCTGGGATAACGTCGTTACTTGACATGCCAATGGGGGAGTGGGGAACTGATGAGATCCTCAACAAGCACTTAGGTCTAAGAAAGGTTTGTGTCCAATGGGTGCCTCACATGGTAACTGAGGAGCAAAAGGCCAATATGGTCAAGTATGTTATAGAAACGCTGAAAGAGTTCTCAAATTTTGATAATCGCACAATGTCACAGCTCCTAACAGGAGATGAGAACTTGTACTGCGGAAGTGCTTCGAAGTCGAATACTTTGAAGGGAGACACTGAATTTGAAAACTGTGCAGAGACT ATGGATTTGAGGTCCAGTGAAacaaaaaatgacaatgaacttaAAAGGAAAAAGAATGCAGAAAAGGTTAGAAAGTGGAGAGAAAAGCAAAAACTTAATACAGAAAAGGATGAACTGAAGAAAAAAGACAGAGAAAGGAAAAATAGGGCAAGGGCTAAGCTGCGACAGGAAGCTGAAAGAAGTAAACCAAAGCTtgaaaaattaagaaaacaaaagaGAGAAGAAATGAAGCGCTACCGACTAAAACATAAGAAACAACAAGagaaaaaacaatcaaatatGGAAACTTTCAATAAGATAAAGACAAATGAAAGTCTTAAAAGAAAATTGGCAGTGAAAAGAACGCAGACCTGGAGAATGCGAATAAAACTGAACGATCAATCCCACTTGCAAAATGAGAATCTTGAACAATTAGAACAACTGAGAGAAGTAGATACTTCTATTGCAAGTACTTCAAGCTCATTCACATCACGATTTTCCAGATATAGGCAAGTCAATAAAACTAAGTCGTCATTACCCAAAACACCATCAAAAAGGGccgaaattgtaaaaaaattaattcagTCGCCAACAACATCGAAAATTCTAATGAAGGAAGGATTGATACTCACACCAGAATGCAAAAGAAAGCTTCAATTAGCTGATGATGTCATCACATCCTTACAAGAAAATATAGCAGATGCTAAACAGACAAACAGTTCTAAATCAGATAAAAAGCATGCTTATAACATTCTCAGAGCCACGATTGAGAAGAGAACAAGAAATAAGTGTGGTGTATATGTACGAAAGCTGTTTAGCTTTTCTCACAGATCCAAAGTAACTGCAAAGAGACAGTGGTGGCAAAAGCaagaaaggaaatttaggaaagaTAAACTCAGTGAAAAAACACGGCTATTAGTTAAACGACACTATTTATCCTCAGAAGTGAGTAGAGAAGTTCCTAATAAAAAGGATGTCATCAAAGTAAAAACAGATGATGGAAAGAAAGAGGTCCTCCAAAAACATCTTATGACTATGACATTAGAAGATGCTTATAAGAACTTCAAATCTTTGTATCCAGATGTCAAAATTGGTTTCACCTTGTACAAGACACTAAAgcctgaaaatatcagaaagataTCAGAGACAAATAGAAAGTCGTGTCTCTATCAGATTTGCTGCAATTTCGCCCTGAAAGTAGAAGCTTTGAAGAAACATGTTAAAACTGTTGAAACCCCTGATAATAAGGAACAATTGACAAAGATACTTCTAGATAAGGAAAGGATTTCCTCTGCTACCCTTTGTCAGTTTGAAAACACACCAAAGGCATCATGTCTTGAGAGAACCTGTCAGACATGCAGTACAGAAAGTTTGAAGGAATACTTTAAAGATCTAACTGAGGAAAGCAATGACAAGAATATTACATGGCACCAGTGGGaatcaattgaaataaataaggaGAACAAAGTGAAAAGGTGTGTTTCATGTGTCCCAAAAGAGCATAATATTGAAAGCTTCTTAACAGAAATGAAGAAAGACCTTGAAGTGTACCCTGGTCATATTTTCAGGGCTAGATGGCAGCAAAAGCAAATGACTAATTGCATAGATCATTTGAAACCTGGATCAATCGCTGTGGTAATGGATTTTAGTGAAAATTATGGCTATTTATTTCAAAGTGAGGTACAGTCAGGATTTTTTGATAGAAATCAAGTCACAACCCATCCTATGatgatttattataaaataaaagaagatgAAGAGAACAAAGAAACATTAGTGAAGCATGCAATTGTTGGAATAAGTGAAGATAATAAGCATGATGCTGATGCTGTATTAGAATTTGAAAAACAGGCATTAGATATTGTTTCGAAGGATACCGGTATTCAGATAGAAGAAATACACCAGTGGACCGATGG GACATTGATCAGTGTCAAAATATCGACTACTGTCATAGATGGGGAAACACAAACACTAAAAGTATTGAAAAGTACAACAAGAAAGCAGTTAGAAAACATGGAAACAGAACAAGATAACATGGAACTAGAAGACATGGAAATAGATCATCTGGATAATAAAGACTCAAATACACAGGAAAACACAGAAATAGATCAGGAAAACATAGATAGTGAAAATACTGAGAATACTCAGCCTGAAAATAATAAAGAACATTTCCAACCAGGTGTGTTTGCAGCAGGCTTGTTTCCAACAAAGAAAGGAAAGTCAGTCACAGTATGCATTGGTCAAATTCTTGATACCGATGACCAAGAATATCAactgaaatatatgaaaaaaagtgggAAGACATACATCTGGCCAGACAAGCAAGATGTATCTTGGGAAACTGATGACAAGTTGCTAGCTTCCGTAGGCGAACCAACAATGAGTGACAAAAGGTCTCACTTTGTTTTCGATTCTGAGGAACTAAAAGACATTTCAAAAAAGTTGTCAAAAGACTACAGATATGTTTATTTCCGCTAA